From Anopheles arabiensis isolate DONGOLA chromosome 3, AaraD3, whole genome shotgun sequence, a single genomic window includes:
- the LOC120901846 gene encoding S phase cyclin A-associated protein in the endoplasmic reticulum, which yields MDNRKFFNQEGKEAKNFYHLSDDGGEPQRTPPKRPPIGVRPRCIQSHVSQRQKSLSKSGPRVRSASTGRDKKSELQARYWAFLFGNLERSVNEIYLTVECYENLSSCKEAILVLENYIRDFKALAEWFKVSWDYEATPLPQRPHSLAWEVRKSNPVPRVRKQLSSPGISGKSSPSFSGKNSPCPVVEETGLVSSPKKTNSSTESLSKRCSLAKASRHETTETSAPLEQSLTLCDNASVESYVLKLDQYTQTNLEDENLTLAEYLEKYDKQFCNGTITVDTDGESNQKVENKPNIDVGLEEKKLPVASDTKSEQMTVKSLTKNVPSVNTASLKSGKTQTKTLTVPKLVGSRGNVVRPGPNKALVRKSATATGLSPMNVKMAASLPVKSATVSNMSSNVSVTKHRNGIKQTHVLKPGSVPRTQSGNYNVPGVASRLSVRSKTMIEVTSRSNRVYAPANGGRNDLQRRSTAKLSSAANHSKEDIYSSTSTLKASTDRLGSRNSIVSGSTGKPPHSLQSKAGDRRSEPKSMPSSDQTNNDGWYTVKTKRRSSLLWATRFNQPTGYASLPTLALLDENTNSEAQLEKNDSQAPKENMNNIEGDNEIGHTQRGSKRAVEKPAKPTLQARGAAPKMNAPLVLTMAASKPVKQQSTQLVKSSPVSSDTGAKNQQSMAPSSRVTVSRQKSDLTGLKLKTLHKEFLRNEKLKSKHFDPQTTAGFMDMNLKNGNERKGQTISSSAQEGDNLIHLNMVDMNIQTNIATTAIDSLYATCMDERSEIICNGKKRVAQYVDIASQCTSDDQEEQERDDLESDEDQRKLLEEQESLEAQIRELENTEIDFDTETDETDCEAIIDFEDTDATVESGSERPTDITGIEGENDEDITLEARYEHVLAGMNWVDRARTLDTLKAIVARHPGRAQQLHAKLSSPSRRRSLHETLKKYQAKQTRALEKRQALQKEKALKIQHLLARVEDVKAAKQCLIEKKRLRMEERLQRAAENRSQYLKDKIKKAHDEEEKLREIAFIKNLEAQNKRLDFLESCKEQEVRLQDLETERQKRAEEKAAKEAAVERRRQEIEQERQKKLQQMSENRREREKRVGKMQEQKERQRQALAREKARDREERLLALQQQKLATAEELQRKIIQKQQESARRHEENIEQIRQRAVEMATIPSRSADELRNDEQDEENSSVSERESSHGGGASMVPKINKKRLKKLRQKLSTAAEEYLSELNPLAPSIRKQSQVPRLLGAIAKGGNGVLGVERPIGQLLRLIAKAEVADFQSLWLLDGLGTIASVIENGLSPGTDVSKKAVVLSVQLYRNACTLCPQIARHAVLGNSILVLLNALLLSMKIPEEKNALFPVELSTELILACTVALLPTSPSPKQVTHPKVAERMPDLLSYIVCIGLVESLVKRIDKVHESIENQTSLVLSLLASLGLLTKLVEICPKGPDVTKLLLTAQSTELFGTISLLYAAVVPIGESIPPRTTSLAAATFNLLVTFANLNVETFQAVLIEENLSLKFLDVISILLQYCVPKADVKSETQTVIIDLIATLGFFCANNKINQDLLTSDQYLCVIKNFAKLPKQFDVLTYPTLVTIIHDNPSARAVVSRDFNVELLDEFRGSDMAKKNRIISLLV from the exons ATGGATAATCGAAAGTTCTTCAATCAGGAAGGCAAGGAGGCGAAAAATTTCTACCACCTGTCGGATGATGGTGGAGAGCCGCAGA GAACTCCTCCTAAGAGACCTCCGATTGGCGTAAGACCACGTTGTATACAGTCGCATGTATCGCAACGTCAAAAATCGTTGTCGAAATCAGGACCCCGTGTACGTAGCGCTTCTACAGGACGTGATAAAAAATCCGAGCTACAGGCCCGGTACTGGGCCTTTTTGTTTGGCAACTTGGAGCGTTCG GTCAACGAAATCTATTTAACCGTCGAATGCTACGAGAATTTATCCTCATGCAAGGAAGCAATATTGGTGTTGGAAAATTATATTCGGGATTTCAAAGCTCTTGCCGAATGGTTCAAGGTGTCCTGGGATTATGAGGCTACCCCATTACCGCAGCGTCCCCACTCATTGGCTTGGGAAGTGCGCAAAAGTAATCCCGTTCCAC GTGTCCGGAAACAACTCTCCAGTCCGGGGATTTCGGGTAAATCTAGTCCTAGTTTTTCTGGAAAAAATAGTCCATGTCCCGTAGTGGAAGAAACCGGGCTTGTAAGTTCTccgaagaaaacaaactcgTCTACGGAGAGCCTGAGTAAACGATGTAGTTTGGCAAAGGCTTCCCGCCACGAAACAACGGAAACTTCAGCACCGTTGGAACAATCACTTACTCTGTGTGACAATGCAAGCGTCGAATCTTACGTGCTCAAACTAGATCAGTACACTCAAACTAATCTGGAAGACGAAAATCTTACTTTGGCGGAGTATTTGGAGAAGTACGATAAACAATTTTGTAACGGAACCATTACAGTTGATACTGATGGAGAAAGTAATCAAAAGGTGGAGAATAAGCCAAACATAGATGTTGGTCTTGAAGAGAAAAAGTTACCCGTTGCAAGCGATACAAAGAGCGAACAAATGACGGTCAAAAGTTTGACGAAGAATGTTCCGAGCGTGAATACTGCGAGTTTAAAATCTGGGAAAACGCAGACCAAAACACTAACGGTACCAAAATTGGTTGGAAGTCGCGGAAACGTTGTCCGACCCGGTCCAAATAAAGCCCTTGTTCGCAAATCGGCTACAGCAACGGGGTTGTCTCCTATGAATGTAAAAATGGCAGCATCACTACCCGTTAAAAGTGCAACAGTATCCAATATGTCATCGAACGTTTCCGTTACAAAGCATAGAAATGGCATCAAGCAAACACATGTGTTGAAACCCGGTAGTGTGCCTCGAACCCAATCAGGTAACTACAATGTGCCAGGTGTTGCGTCACGACTGTCAGTTCGATCGAAAACCATGATAGAGGTTACTAGCCGCAGCAATCGTGTTTATGCTCCTGCGAATGGGGGTCGTAACGATTTACAGAGGCGATCGACAGCGAAGCTTTCATCCGCAGCGAATCATTCAAAAGAAGATATCTATAGCTCTACCTCGACGTTAAAAGCGTCAACCGATCGGTTAGGTTCGCGAAACTCGATTGTTTCCGGTAGCACGGGGAAACCTCCACACTCGCTTCAATCCAAAGCAGGTGATCGTCGTTCAGAGCCGAAATCTATGCCATCAAGCGATCAGACAAATAACGATGGGTGGTACACAGTTAAAACAAAACGGCGATCGAGTTTGCTTTGGGCCACGCGGTTCAATCAACCTACTGGTTATGCAAGCTTACCCACCTTGGCGCTATTGGATGAAAATACTAACAGTGAAGCGCAGTTGGAGAAAAATGATTCACAGGcaccaaaagaaaacatgaacAATATCGAGGGCGACAACGAAATCGGTCATACGCAACGGGGATCAAAGCGGGCGGTGGAAAAGCCTGCGAAGCCAACACTGCAAGCAAGGGGGGCGGCACCGAAAATGAATGCACCGTTGGTACTAACAATGGCAGCTTCAAAGCCTGTGaaacaacaatcaacacaGCTCGTTAAATCGTCACCTGTCTCGTCAGATACGGGAGCAAAAAACCAGCAGTCAATGGCTCCATCCAGTCGTGTTACCGTATCGAGGCAGAAGTCTGACTTAACTGGCTTAAAGCTAAAAACATTACACAAAGAATTTTTACGTAATGAAAAACTGAAGTCCAAACATTTTGATCCACAAACCACTGCGGGCTTTATGGACATGAATCTTAAAAACGGTAATGAACGTAAGGGGCAGACCATAAGCTCGTCTGCGCAAGAAGGAGATAATCTCATTCATCTAAATATGGTTGATAtgaacatacaaacaaacatagcTACTACAGCAATTGATAGTTTGTACGCGACCTGTATGGACGAACGTTCGGAAATAATTTGCAATGGGAAAAAACGAGTTGCACAATACGTTGACATTGCCAGTCAATGCACCAGTGACGATCAGGAGGAGCAAGAGCGGGATGACTTGGAAAGCGATGAAGATCAGCGAAAGCTGTTGGAGGAACAGGAGAGTTTGGAAGCTCAAATACGGGAACTGGAAAATACAG AAATTGATTTCGACACGGAGACAGATGAAACGGATTGTGAAGCGATTATAGACTTTGAGGACACGGATGCCACCGTGGAGAGTGGTAGCGAGCGACCGACTGATATTACGGGTATCGAAGGTGAAAATGATGAAGACATTACGCTAGAAGCCCGATATGAACACGTGCTGGCTGGTATGAATTGGGTGGATCGAGCTCGAACGCTCGATACACTGAAAGCCATCGTGGCCCGCCATCCAGGCCGTGCGCAGCAGTTGCACGCCAAACTGTCAAGTCCCTCCAGAAGGCGTTCGTTACATGAAACGCTAAAAAAGTACCAGGCTAAGCAGACACGAGCCTTAGAGAAACGGCAAGctttgcaaaaagaaaaggcacTTAAAATTCAGCATCTCCTAGCGCGCGTTGAGGACGTGAAAGCGGCAAAACAGTGCTTGATAGAAAAGAAGCGACTGCGTATGGAGGAACGACTACAACGGGCGGCCGAGAATCGTTCACAATATTTGAaagacaaaattaaaaaagcacaTGACGAGGAAGAAAAGTTAAGAGAGAttgcttttattaaaaacCTGGAGGCACAGAACAAGCGGCTAGACTTCTTAGAATCGTGCAAAGAGCAGGAAGTGCGTCTACAAGACCTTGAGACAGAACGGCAGAAGCGAGCTGAAGAAAAGGCTGCAAAGGAAGCTGCTGTTGAGCGACGCCGGCAGGAAATCGAACAAGAACGTCAAAAGAAATTACAGCAAATGAGTGAAAATCGTCGAGAGCGTGAGAAGCGTGTAGGAAAAATGCAAGAACAGAAAGAACGGCAGCGCCAAGCATTGGCCAGGGAGAAGGCACGGGACCGGGAGGAACGATTGCTGGCcctgcaacaacaaaagctgGCAACGGCAGAAGAATTGCAAcgaaaaattattcaaaagcaGCAAGAGTCTGCTCGCCGTCATGAAGAAAACATTGAACAGATCCGGCAAAGGGCTGTTGAAATGGCAACCATTCCTAGCCGTAGCGCTGACGAGTTAAGAAATGATGAGCAGGATGAGGAAAACTCTAGTGTAAGCGAAAGGGAAAGTTcccatggtggtggtgcaagcATGGTGcctaaaattaacaaaaaaagattgaaGAAGTTGCGTCAAAAGTTGTCCACGGCGGCTGAAGAGTATCTCAGTGAACTTAATCCTTTGGCTCCGTCGATACGTAAACAGAGCCAGGTACCACGACTACTAGGCGCAATCGCAAAGGGTGGAAACGGTGTGCTGGGAGTGGAACGTCCGATCGGACAGCTTTTACGATTGATTGCAAAAGCAGAGGTAGCAGATTTTCAGTCACTATGGTTGTTGGATGGATTGGGTACGATTGCATCCGTCATAGAAAATGGTCTGTCTCCTGGGACGGATGTGTCAAAGAA GGCTGTAGTGCTTTCTGTGCAATTGTATCGAAACGCTTGCACATTGTGTCCCCAAATTGCGCGTCATGCGGTATTAGGAAACTCTATTCTGGTGCTGTTGAATGCTTTGTTGCTTTCAATGAAG ATCccggaagaaaaaaatgctctATTCCCGGTGGAACTATCAACCGAGCTTATACTCGCATGTACTGTTGCACTTTTACCAACAAGTCCCTCGCCAAAGCAAGTGACACATCCAAAGGTTGCGGAACGAATGCCAGATCTTCTGAG CTACATCGTATGCATTGGATTGGTGGAGAGTTTGGTAAAGCGAATCGATAAGGTACATGAATCGATCGAAAATCAAACAAGCCTTGTGCTTTCACTACTTGCTTCATTAGGTCTGCTAACAAAGTTGGTTGAAATATGTCCGAAAG GTCCTGATGTTACCAAATTGTTGCTGACGGCACAGTCTACGGAGCTGTTCGGAACGATCTCTTTACTTTATGCCGCCGTTGTTCCAATTG GTGAAAGCATTCCTCCCAGAACGACTTCCTTGGCGGCGGCTACTTTTAATCTTCTGGTGACCTTTGCCAACCTGAACGTTGAGACGTTCCAG